Genomic DNA from Roseburia intestinalis L1-82:
CCTGTTACAGAAGACATTAATCGGAGATTACTTCGCAATCTTCTGTGCAGGCGGTGTTATGATCGCAATCCCGATTTCAATTCTCTTCGTAGTGATGCAGAAGTTCTATGTTGAGGGTGTTACCGGTGGAGCTGTAAAAGGTTAGAAAAATATTTTTAGAGGAGAAAGAAAAAAATGGATAAATTTGTACTGAATCTTATTCATCGTCCGGAGCTGGTTCCAGAGTATTCTGCAACAGTGACTGGACAGGGAAAAGAAGAGGATATCGGAGATAAGGCACTGCTGACAGAGTCTTTGGATATCTTTAAGACACAGCAGAGATTAGCTCATGAGAATGGATTAAAAGTAACCATTCAGATGACATACGCTTCACTGTTCAATGATGAGGCAGTGGAGATCGCAAAACATGATCATGAAGTATATGGCGATGAGATCGCATTATCTTTATTAGGACTTCCTTGTGAGGAGTTCCGTGAAAAATATAAGACCAAGGATTTCTGTATCTGGATGTTTTCCATGGAAGATAAGAAAGCCATCGTAAATGATGTATTCGAGAAATTCCATGACAGATTCGGTTTTTATCCGGAATCCACAGGTTCTTATTATATGGATGCTGACCTGACAAACTATATCAAGGCAGCATACCCGACTGTAAAATGTGCAGTTGCTACCTGCTGGGAGGAAGGCCCGAAGGCATATCATACCTGCAACAACTCCTGGTATACATTATTTGATGGAGGCCCATGGGCACCATGGATTCCGTCTAAACAGAACACACATGCACCGGCTGCAAATAAAGAGGAAGACAGTGGTATCGTAGCGATCCCTCATCTTTCCCGTGACCTGATCGCATGTTACGATGGAAATGGTTCGAACTTCGGAACACATCCGCAGAACGTACTCCGTGGTATGATCTATGACACAAAGACATGGGAGTATCCATATCTTTACAATCTGATCGACCAGTACCGTTCCTTAGAGAAATATAACAACGGATATTCCTACAACATGATGTTCGTTGGACCGGGCTGGATGAACAAGATGGGACGCTGGGAGCAGCCATATGAACTCCTTTACAAATCCTACAGCGACGGCTGTGCTTACTACGGCAAACTGAAAAAAGAGGGTCAGTTAGTAGATATGACGATGTCGGAGTTCGCTGATTATTATCGTGAGAAGAAAGGTGTCAACCAGAACAATTACAACGAGCCGGAATGTGCTCTCTGGAGAGATATCTTATATGGTTCCGACAAACAGTTATTCTGGTACTGCGATCCATACATGAGAGCATGTGTCAACATGGATCAGGGCGGTGCGATCGTTGACCTTCGTCCTTATGCAGCAAAATTAGAGTGGCCGGTCGGCATCGGAACAAAACATGTTCAGGATGCATCCTACCCATTCTTAATTCAGGAGAAATACCGTGCAGGTTATTTCACCCACTATGCAGGAGAGGGAACCGTAAGAAGTGCAAAACTTTCTTACAAAGGAGAGGAAGTAGATCTCTGCCTCTGCCCGACACATGCACATTTCTCACAGGAAGGAAAGACAAGAATCCTTACATTAGACCCGGTTACGATCGAGTTCAGGGATCTGACTGTAAAACTTCAGACAAAAGAGTACTTTGAGGAAGGTTCTTCGAACATCAGGATCGAGCGTCACATTTTAGAGATGAGTGATCCGACTGCGGAAGTAACATTAAATGAATACATGGTTGCATGCTATGGTACAACTGAGTATTCCGAAGATATGAGTCATATCACATTAAAGATCGACGGACCGGAAGAGAAGACGATCAACTATGAATACAAATGCCGTGAGGAAGGCGTTGTGGGAGCTGCAGAGGTTTCCGCAGTTATTCCTGAAATCGAGACAAGAGTATCCATGACAGCATCCGATGCAAATGCAGAAGGATATGTAAAAGAAGGATATGCATTCTCACCAATGTTCACATTGGGATACAGAAAAACAATCTCAGATAAGGAGGTATTTGCAACATGGCTCAACTTGGCAAAGGCAAATTAAATTATAGATGCCCATCCTGTTTTTTAAGAGATCTCGACATCGATATGTTCTACAATAAAGAAACCGGTATTTACAGCTGCATCCGCTGCCAGTATCGTGGAACGGAAGAGGATGTATTAGAGAAAAACGAAATGATCCGTTTCCGCTATAAAGCAATGCATGACAGAATTACAAAATTTGATTTTGACTAAATTCTGGTAACAGAAACAAAATGACTGCCGTACTGAAATATTGTACGGCAGTTTTAAAAAGAGGTAATAACCATGGGAAAAAAGAAAAAAGACACAATGGAATTGAGGTTTTACGAAGTTCCGCAGGGTGAATATGTTCTGGCACTTTTAGGAGACAACTGGATTCGTGATTACGGACATGATGAAAGTAATCTTCATTTTCACAATCTCATGGAAATCGGATATTGTAAAAACGGTACCGGCGAGTTGATCTTAAATGAAGAGACAAAACGTTATGAACCGGCAATGGTCAGTATTATTCCACAGAATTACCCGCATGTGACGATCAGTGACATTGCGGAGGGACCAAGCTATTGGGAATATTTATTTTTTGATCCGATGGTCATGATCCAGGAATTATATCCGGATAATGCTGTCATGCAAAAAAAAGTATTGCAGATGATCAATCGTAAGGCTTTATTTTTCCATGAGTGGGAAAACCGCGGAATTTCCGTTCTTGTGAAGATGCTCATGGATGAAATGAGACAGAAAAAAAATCATTTTAATGATTGTGTCAGAGGTCTTTTGATCGCTTTTTTTGCTGAATTGCTCCGCATGTGTGAGAGCGATGTCTCGGAGAATGAAGTAAAGAAAAAGACAGGTGTTTCCCAGATCACGGCGGCACTTGATTATGTCAGGTTAGAGTATGCAAACAATATCCGTGTCGAGGAACTTGCAAAGGCAAGCCATATGAGTGAGACACATTTCAGAAGAGTCTTTGAATCTTATATGAATATGTCACCGATGGATTACATCAATCTGATGCGGGTGCAGAAAGCCTGTGATATCATGAAAAAGACAAATGACCCGATGGATGTGGTCGCCCAGAAAGTAGGATTTACCACGACATCCACATTTAACCGGAACTTCAAAAAATATCTGAATACATCTCCGTATCAGTGGAAGATCAGTCCGGAAAATTATGAGAGAAAGCTGCTGAATTATAATATTTCCGCATTGAAG
This window encodes:
- a CDS encoding AraC family transcriptional regulator, which gives rise to MGKKKKDTMELRFYEVPQGEYVLALLGDNWIRDYGHDESNLHFHNLMEIGYCKNGTGELILNEETKRYEPAMVSIIPQNYPHVTISDIAEGPSYWEYLFFDPMVMIQELYPDNAVMQKKVLQMINRKALFFHEWENRGISVLVKMLMDEMRQKKNHFNDCVRGLLIAFFAELLRMCESDVSENEVKKKTGVSQITAALDYVRLEYANNIRVEELAKASHMSETHFRRVFESYMNMSPMDYINLMRVQKACDIMKKTNDPMDVVAQKVGFTTTSTFNRNFKKYLNTSPYQWKISPENYERKLLNYNISALKGW